From Paenibacillus graminis:
TCGATGCAACTTATGCTTGTCGCCCGCGCTAAAGGGTACGACACGGTACCGATGGGAGGCTACGACAAACAAAAGTTCATGGAAGCTTTCCGTATATCAGAACGCTACGTTCCGATTATGCTGATTGCCATCGGCAAGGCGATGAAATCCGGTCATCCGACAGTGAGGCTGGCAGTCGATGATGTAGCTTTCTTTAACGAGATGCCTGAGGAATAACAAAATGAAAAAGACCTTGGCGCCGCATAAACAAAGGCGAGCTAAGGTCTTTTACAGGTTCTGCACCTCAGATTCTAACAAGGTGTATTAATTACGTAAAATAATAATTTGACGAATAAATAACAATGAGATATATTGGATTCACGGAGGTTCATACATATATGGATAACCAGATGAAATTGCACTACATGCAACGAATTGATGAGAAGCTGTCCGGTTTACCTTGGTATGTAACAGAATATATAGATAGCAAAAAACGCAAATTATCTCCAACGACACTTCTTAATTATTGCCATGATTACATCATCTTTTTTGATTGGCTTATTGCTGAGAATCTAACTTCGTCAACCCGGAAAGAAATAACCTTAGAAACGCTGGAGCGATTAACCATCCGAGAAGTGGAAAATTTCTTGTCATTCCTGGATTATCAACTCGGGAACAAGAAGCTTACGATCAATCGTAAATTGTCCTCGCTGAAATCCTTGTTTGATTACCTTCAGAATAAGGCTGAAACCAGCGACCTGAAGCCTTATATTCAACGAAATGTTATGGCCAAAATGGATTTGAATGCCGTAAAAGAAAGCCAGGAAACCATTGCAAATCGTATTGAAGGGAAAATCCTCAGAGAAGACGATTTTGAATTATTCAGGCAATTCGTAGCGTATGATTTTGGCGAAATGTATAAAGATAACAAGCGGATTTTTACATTCCATCAGTTTAATCGTGAGCGTGATACGGCAATCATTTCGCTGATCTTAGGCTCAGGACTCAGATTGTCAGAGGTTGCAGGTATTAATATGGATGACCTCGATATGAATAAAGCATTGGTACGAGTAATACGCAAAGGTGATAAAGAACAATACGTGTACTTTAGCAAACAAGCCCTAATGGATCTGGAAAGTTATCTGCAGATCAGAGAATCAAGATATACACCAGAAAAACACGAGAACTATTTATTCATTGCAGCTCCAGTAGGCCGTAAAGGTAAAAGCCGGCGTTTGACGGGACGATCAATTGAAAAACTGATTGAAAAGTACGCTGCTGCCTTTGGGAAACCTTCATTAACGGTACATTCGCTTAGACACTCATTTGCAACGCGATACCATTTGGAAAACAACGATGTACCGAGATTGAAAAATCAATTAGGGCATTCATCTATTCAAACAACAATGATTTATACACACTTAACAGACGAAGAGATGCGTAATGCTGTAAATAACATGGATCGATAAACCCGCGGTGCTTCGCGGTTTTTCCAATACTTCCTCACAAAACCCGTATTTTGTACATATGTCTATAAAGCATTTAATTCCTTCGAACTTGGTTTCATTGCTCGCGGCTCTTTACATCATATCAATCATACCATCACCATGATTTAGCACCAACTCGTAATCACCGCCATTGCCCGCATACCTGGCCGGATATTTTGGTGTGCGCTCCCATGACGGGTTCAGATCCTCCAAGCCACTATACTGTGGGTGATGCAATCCCCGCAGCGGGCAATTTCATTGCCTGCACTCCTCCGCCCCTACTGAATATCCATTTTACATATCCTGGAATTGATTCAACTCCACTCCGGCTTCCGCGTTCGGTCCGCGGAGTGCCTGCAGCATCCGTATTCACCAGCTCCAGGACCTGTCCGTTGCCGTCATAGCCGTACTGGTAGCTTTTCATGTTCTGCCCCGCTGCACTGTCTTGCCGCTGAGCAGGCCCCGGACATTGTAGCTGTTGCTCTCCCGATACATCACCGTCCCGTCCATGTGACACCGCGTCCTTCCGGCGTCCCAATTCATCACTACCCTTCACAGCCATATCCCACTGGACCCCAAGCGAAATCGCGGAGGGAGCCATCAAGCGCGGAGTGGTTTTATATGCCGTTTGGCAGCTAATAAACTATAATCCTTATTCAAAATCCCAAAGATTCACCAACGAGGATAACCTTTATTCTCCCCGCCGGTTTACACATTCTTGTTTGGACGATGTAAGAACAGATACAATCATCTGTTTTACAATCTCCGCAAGCACCATTGATCAGGCAGGGCGTTTTTTGCGGCGAATGTAAAAATGGGCTGGACGAACACGAACAGCGGTATACATTAATGGGGGCCGCATATGTTCTGGCTCTTATAACTGCGTCTTCAGCGGTCTTGCAAACCTTATTTATCCCAACGATAGCAATAACACTTTTCGGTCCAAAGGTAATCGCCGCTGTTCGATTGCCCACACTATCTATATTGACCAATATGCCATCTTCGCTAACGGCGTTAAAGCTCGTTAAATAGGTGTCGCACAAAAGAGATTGGCGCATAAGGTCATAACGTTCCTCCATGGTTTGCGCTTTATCACGATCAGTGATCATATAGCTGCCTTGACGTACTCGATTAAGAAGCCCGATTTCCTCAAGCGTGACTGACCCACCCCATGATACCGAAGAATGTTCCGGAATAAATGATAGTGCCTTTTCTACAGCTTCTATGGCGTTATCACAGTAATAAGCCTCAAACTTTCTGCTTTGCAGATTTTTAATAACCTTTGAGGCTAAAAGTCTATTTCTCGCTTTTATTGAATTTTCTTTCCCTTGCATTGTTTTCCCTCCATTCTGACGTTAGAAAAGGTGACTAACTTCTTTTGTATTTATGATTAATATAGTATAGTAAAAAGAAAAAATATGTTGCACATGCAACGAGGAGCCTCTCATGAACAACTTAGATTCCCTATGTCAATCACGTTTATTTTCGGGGATTTCCCCAAATGATATTTCCCAAATGCTTAAATGTCTGTCAGCCACACGGAAAGAATATGCAAAAGATGAGATGGTTGTCCGTGAGGGCGATTTAGTGGATGATGTCGGCATCATATTGCAGGGGAGCGCTCAAAGTACGAAATTGAGCGTCACGGGAAAACAAATTATTGTATCCCTCCATTATCCGGGTGGATATACCGCAGTTTTAACAGCGGCTAGCCGTGGAAGAAGATGCCCTATGTCAGTACAGGCAATAGAACCACTTGAAGTTCTGTTTATTCCTATCAAAAGCATATTGAGCCGTTGTACGAAGTTATGTATGGGACACGAACAATTACTTGGCAATCTTTTTGATAGTATCGCAGAACGAGCGTTAGAACTGCATGACCGAAATGATTGTCTGATTATGCCTACTATTCGGGATAAGGTCTTAACTTATTTAACAAGAGTTATGCGTGAAACTGGAACAGAAACTTTTACTATTCCTTTTGATAGAGAAGCGATGGCCGAGTATTTAGATGTAGATAGAAGTGCTTTATCCAGAGAGCTTGCATGGATGAAGCGGGACGGCTTGATTGACTTTTATAGAAACGAATTTAAGCTATTGCAAAAAGCAGTAGAAAAAGATTTTCACTAACCGGCAAGCAGGGCGTTCCTGTCCACCGACATAACGACTATATTTTTAGCACAACAACCCCGATCAATTCTCCAATCCTATGAGTAATTCCACACCGTCCGGAGCATCAGCCATTCTTCTCTTCGGAGCAGCTTCATCCGTCAATGGATGCTTTGCGCAGTTGGATGCAAAGGAGATTCATCGGCCGCATAAGCCTGCAGTTGTGGACCTAAAGACCCCCCGTTCACGCGCAATCGAGATTTACGGCCTCCTGCTCAAGTCGGGATACCCCATTTTTGCATGGATACCCCAGGTAATTCGAATCGATAGACCCATCGCTCCGGGGCTATGCCTTTTGTTATACTTCCAAGTGAGGTTTCAAACCTTCTAGAATCAGGAATTTAATCGCAGCATCCTTCATTTCGCACGTAAATTCAAAACCCGCACAGAGGAGCGCAAAGACATGAACTTTTTCAAAAAACTGTTTGGCGGCAATGAAATGGGCAAATCGGAAGACGGTACCACAATTTACGGCTATGACGCTCCGGATGAGCGGCAGGTTACGCCTCTCTCCGAAATTTTGTACATGGAAGAATTAAACGAACATTTTAATAAAGTCTTTCAAAACCGAGAAACCGGCGTGTTCCATGAACTGATTTCAGACATCGTACATATTGATGTGAACATTATGGAAGCTACACCTGATGAGCCATACCGAGTGCTGTACACCAATGGGATGAGCGATCTGCCGATGACACTCCCACAGGAGATCCGTAAAGAGTACAAGCATCTTGAACGCTCGGAGCTGATGATGTTTTTGCCGGCGGACTGGCCGCTTACGCAGAAGGATTTTGAAGCGGAGGAGAACTACTGGCCGATCCGGCTGATGAAGATGCTTGCCCGGTTCCCGCATATGTATCAGACGTGGCTTGGATACGGCCATACCATCCCCAACACGGAGGATTACGAGCCATATGCGCCTAACACTGAGCTGTCCGGCGCGATCCTGTTTGCTCTGCCGGAAGAGGTTAGCACAGTCCATACGAAAGATGGCAATCAGGTTCAGGTTTATTTCCTGGTTCCGCTTTACCGGGAGGAAATGGAATTCAAACTGGAGTCCGGTATGGATGAACTGGTTGCCAAGCTGTCCAAGCTGCCCGGGGATTTCCTCGTTCTGAATCCGAATAGACCCAACACTTGTAAATAACTGCCCGGATTAACGGGTTTGAAACAGCTTTAAAAGGCTGAGCCTAAGTAATGGATATGACTTAGAGTTCAGCCTTTTTATTAGAATGTAAATCCCACGTGTAGCTCTAGTGTAGCAGAGCAGTCACTGCGGCAAATTTGGACTTCCGGCAATGCTCTGTTCATAAGAAACCGCCCCTTTTCGATTTCCGTTACTCAGTGACTGAAAAGTATCTCTCCTCTAAAGATATTCGACTTCTACCCTTGCTCACTAACTCCTTTGATCAGCTCTTCTACGCGCTTGGTAATCTTTGAGATTACGGCTTGTGATTTTACCCCGCGGAATGAACGCCAAAAAACCCC
This genomic window contains:
- the xerS gene encoding tyrosine recombinase XerS, with product MDNQMKLHYMQRIDEKLSGLPWYVTEYIDSKKRKLSPTTLLNYCHDYIIFFDWLIAENLTSSTRKEITLETLERLTIREVENFLSFLDYQLGNKKLTINRKLSSLKSLFDYLQNKAETSDLKPYIQRNVMAKMDLNAVKESQETIANRIEGKILREDDFELFRQFVAYDFGEMYKDNKRIFTFHQFNRERDTAIISLILGSGLRLSEVAGINMDDLDMNKALVRVIRKGDKEQYVYFSKQALMDLESYLQIRESRYTPEKHENYLFIAAPVGRKGKSRRLTGRSIEKLIEKYAAAFGKPSLTVHSLRHSFATRYHLENNDVPRLKNQLGHSSIQTTMIYTHLTDEEMRNAVNNMDR
- a CDS encoding lactate utilization protein, whose translation is MQGKENSIKARNRLLASKVIKNLQSRKFEAYYCDNAIEAVEKALSFIPEHSSVSWGGSVTLEEIGLLNRVRQGSYMITDRDKAQTMEERYDLMRQSLLCDTYLTSFNAVSEDGILVNIDSVGNRTAAITFGPKSVIAIVGINKVCKTAEDAVIRARTYAAPINVYRCSCSSSPFLHSPQKTPCLINGACGDCKTDDCICSYIVQTRMCKPAGRIKVILVGESLGF
- a CDS encoding Crp/Fnr family transcriptional regulator gives rise to the protein MNNLDSLCQSRLFSGISPNDISQMLKCLSATRKEYAKDEMVVREGDLVDDVGIILQGSAQSTKLSVTGKQIIVSLHYPGGYTAVLTAASRGRRCPMSVQAIEPLEVLFIPIKSILSRCTKLCMGHEQLLGNLFDSIAERALELHDRNDCLIMPTIRDKVLTYLTRVMRETGTETFTIPFDREAMAEYLDVDRSALSRELAWMKRDGLIDFYRNEFKLLQKAVEKDFH
- a CDS encoding suppressor of fused domain protein, translating into MNFFKKLFGGNEMGKSEDGTTIYGYDAPDERQVTPLSEILYMEELNEHFNKVFQNRETGVFHELISDIVHIDVNIMEATPDEPYRVLYTNGMSDLPMTLPQEIRKEYKHLERSELMMFLPADWPLTQKDFEAEENYWPIRLMKMLARFPHMYQTWLGYGHTIPNTEDYEPYAPNTELSGAILFALPEEVSTVHTKDGNQVQVYFLVPLYREEMEFKLESGMDELVAKLSKLPGDFLVLNPNRPNTCK